The genome window agaaggggagaggggttagcacgggggaggaagaggaggtgggctAGATGTGAGAGACTGCGTGGGGACCAAGAAAGTGAGGACCAAGAGCATCTCCGGCTCCCCACTGTTTTCTCGTGGGGTAAGTCATAAGGCAGTTCAGAGGAACTGAGGCTGGGCTGTGGAAATCTGGAGTACCCAAGTTTACCTCACTGTTATTCTTCCTTGAAATCTTTCTCTAGGTACAAGAACTTTAATGATGATGATAAACTCCAGGAGTGTGGCCACTATCTATTCTCTGAAGGGATCACTTCTGGCTGTTGGTTTGGAAAAAAGGAGATCCGTCTCTACCAAACATTTGTTGTCCAGCTCCAGGACCCACAGGAACATAGGAGGCAGCCTGAACAGTTGCTAAAACTGCAGGATCTGGGTAATTTACAAAGGAGGGTCAAAGGATATTGTGGGGTACTGGAGTGTATAAAGTAGTGTTCTTTCACCATAAGGGTACTTGGGCAGAAAAGAGGAGGTGAGGGCTAGAacggggaagggaggagggctcAGGCGCACGACCTTCAGGATCCTGACTTGTCTAGGCCAGGGAAAtgaccacacacgcacacatatctCCAGTGATCCCCTGGGCTCCGGAAAATCTGACACTTCGCAACCTGAGTGAATTCCAGCTAGAACTGAGCTGGAGCAACAGATACTTGGACCATTGTTTGGAGCACCTGGTGCAGTACCGGAGTGACCGGGACCACAGCTGGACTGTGAGTGAGTGGGAACAGCAGCTCAGGCTGGGCAAGTGGAGGTAAAGGATTCAATGAGCCAATAGGAAGGCCTGATCCCCAGCTCCTGTTCTGTGCCTCCCAGTTCCCCTGcccaccttccctcctccccGACTCCTTTCCCTCTCATCACCAGTGAGTTGTCCTTAAGGTTTCCCTACCCATACTCTTCCCAATACCAGAAAGGCAAGTAAACAAAAGCAAGCCTTTAAGGAGGCATTAAATTCTAGTCAGCGAAGGGAGCAGTGTGGCTTGAGTAGTCAAGAGGGGAGGAGAAACTGGAAAGAACCAGAAGatgacatggggtgggggtgtggggaagcAGTTTTCATTCTCCCTCTTTTTATGGACACCCATCTTTCCCTCACCCTGTTTCTCCTCAAGGAACAATCCGTGGACCACAGACATAGCTTCTCTCTGCCTAGCGTGGATGCGCAGAAACTCTACACGTTCCGTGTTCGAAGCCGCTATAACCCACTCTGTGGAAGCGCTCAACACTGGAGTGACTGGAGCTACCCAATCCACTGGGGCAGCAATACTTCAAAGGGTAAAATGGGCCTAATGCATCACCCCACCCCATAAACCCATGAACCTTTGTAGCACCACTGTCTTTTGCCCTACCTCCCTACCCTTAAGACCCGAAACTTGCTGGTGCATCTCCCCTCACTGTTCAACTCCAGCCCACAAGAAGCAGGATTTTTCTGTGTAGGGTTGGATCGGTGCGTTTTATAGAGTAGGGGGGTGGATTGAGAAGGAGACTGAGGGGATACTCAAATCTTACACAGAATGTATGAGATTTCCCTGCAGCATTCCCAGAAAGCCTGCATGGTAAAGATGGCTTTGGAACCAGGCAAATCTAGGGTTTAAACCTGCCTCTGCCGCTTCCTACCTCTTtgaccttgggcacatcactCACCTCTttgattctgtttcctcatctgtaaaatggagataataattgcTCCCCATCCCCTTCAGGAGTTGCGAGGATTAAGTATACAGATAGcgtttagcacagtgtctggcaccaaGTTGGGGCTCTGAAGGTTGGCACGTAGTAGGGGGCACTACAAATGTTaggtctcttttcctttcctcttttcgaTAGAGAATCCCGAGAATCCTGAGAATTCTGAAAATCCTTCGTTGTTTGCGTTGCAAGCTGTGCTGATCCCCCTTGTCTCCATGGGATTGATTGTGAGCCTCATCTGTGTGTACTGCTGGCTGGAACGGTGAGAATTCGGAATCCCGGGAAAATGAGGTGGGGGTGGTTGCGAATCGTAGAGGAAGGTTATTGCAGGGTCTCCAGGAGCAGAGGGTGGGACGGCAAGGAATGAGGGCTCACCCAAGTGGGCATGGTGATGGAAGGAAGATGCATGCGCAGAAAACACAGAATCACTTCCTTCCACGTGAGAGAACTGGGAGAAGAGTAATAAAAGAGGTAACCAGTGTGCTCCTGCTCCCGCTTTCTTCCCCCTCAGGACGATGCCCCGAATTCCTACCCTCAAGAACCTAGAGGATCTGGTTACTGAATACCACGGGAACTTTTCGGTGAGAACACTATCATAGGCAGACTGCAGTCTGTCAAGGGCCAACTGCCTGCCAGCTAGACAGACAGAGcatggggggcagaggggaggggagggggcctgcACTAACAGTCAGGATGTGGCCGACCAGTTGGGGGATGGGCTAGACGCAGAGAGCCACCTGGAAGAACTGATCCTAGATTGCTTGAAGCAGATGGGAACAGTGGTATTGGGAGTCCAGGAGTGAGGGTGTCCCCTTCTGTAATCACAGTGGTTGCAGATCTTGGGAGAGTTCCCTTGGCACAGAGCCTGGGTCTTTTACTTCCTGCTCCTAATTGATCCCTGACCTGGAGATATCTGTCTTTAGGCCTGGAGTGGTGTGTCTAAGGGATTGGCGGAAAGTCTGCAGCCAGACTACAGTGAACGGCTCTGCCACGTCAGTGAGATTCCCCCCAAAGGAGGGGAAGGGCCTGGGGGCTCCCCCTGCAGCCAGCATAGCCCCTACTGGGCTCCTCCATGTTATACCCTGAAACCTGAGCCCTGACACCCTGATGGAACCCCAGCGTCCTGTAGCCCTAAATTGTACTAACTTGCTCTCGTCCAACCAACCTTGGTCCGATGATGCTCACCTCGCCCCCCTGCGGCTGCTTTTGAATTTTGTGCCCCCTATAACCGCCCCCTCGTTCACTATCTCCCACTTGAGAATTGGCCCTTTGCCCTGTCCGTGTTTCTCATCTGCCCCaatccagcccttcctcctcacAGGATTacttctgccctccctccctccccctttccatcTACCCTTCAACTGTtccagaaatgaatgagaaataaaagttcTGTTGACAATCATCAAGGATGTCTGTTGTTGGGGTGGGAAGCAACGGAGACGTGGGGTGCAATGAGGGTGGGAGGCATGGTGCCGAGGGGAGGAAACAGAAGCCAGAGCCGCGGACTGATGCCTCGGAGGTAGTGGCACCAAATTCACTAGAAAACAGTGCTGTTCCAGAAACTGACTTTTCTCCAGGTGTCCTATGCTCCTTCCAGGGGCCAGTTTGGAGTTAGATTTACCGTGCTGCCcccatttcttttgttgttgttgtcgccCCCATTTTCAACAAATCTTTTATAGACCCCCACTCAGGTCCTTCTCTGCTTACTCTTACTCCACCTTCTGCCATACGTACCACTTCTGACCTCATAATCCCTCCGCTGCAGCCTCAGGTCCCACTCCTAGGGATGTTGGTTATCCACAACTGCCAATAGCTTTCTCCTGTTTGCCCAGCCTGGGCCTCCTCAGCCAACGTAATCCATCTTCCTCTCCGGTCCCCCGACCTTATGGGCCCGCTTGACCCCCCAAGGCCTCAAAGAACACCCTCCTTCTGCCATGACTGATCGAGACTCTCTCTAAAGAGTGAGAAGAGCGTGAGATGTTCATCTTTATCAAGCATGGAGGTGAGGGGTATCACAGAGCTGGAGTCTATGTGTAGGGTTGGGGATGTCGGAGGGCAGTGGAGATCACAGGGATGGTATAACTGGGGAAGGGCCACATGCCCTCTCCCATCTCTTCTCAGACAATCAGCAGTTTCTGGCCAATACTAATTGTTCTGTCTTCTGGTTGCTGCATTATGCCCGCTATAAAGTGGGGTTGCCTAAAACAGGtgaggagtgtggggaggggactCCTGGCCAAGGGTCAGAAGTAGTAGAGTCATCTCTAGCCCCCAAGTCCTCCTGCTGGCAAGAAGAGAGCTCCTTGGCCCCCTTTGCTCTCGCTCCCCTTCCTTAGCTGCCCCAGTTACCCTGCGGCCTCCCTCCAGACACCATCGATTTGTGTGATGAAACGGGGACAATGAAGTTGTTTTTCCTGATGAAGACCCCTGGAGACTATGCCAACAAATTCCTTACAGCTCGAAGCACCTGCTACGTTTGTAGGGTGGAGCGTGGGGCACCAGGTAGAGGCTTGGGAGCATTCCCCAGAGACAGAGCAAGGCCCCAAAGATGGACTATGAACCTGGTCCTTCAAACTGGGCCCCCTCAACCAGATCCAAATGGACCGTCCCTAGTCAGCTTAAGAAAGGGCACTGCATCTATGACAATGGTTAGGTTAGCACATTctatgctccccccacccccgccccggcctgACCGAGGGATGGAtctgaagggaggaaa of Hippopotamus amphibius kiboko isolate mHipAmp2 chromosome X, mHipAmp2.hap2, whole genome shotgun sequence contains these proteins:
- the CXHXorf65 gene encoding uncharacterized protein CXorf65 homolog, translating into MFIFIKHGDNQQFLANTNCSVFWLLHYARYKVGLPKTDTIDLCDETGTMKLFFLMKTPGDYANKFLTARSTCYVCRVERGAPGTRLGSAYRALVPLLKNPEPELIDALRTQCDSLERSQVKRLRSQEAKKVVSIESLVKRPSKSSG
- the IL2RG gene encoding cytokine receptor common subunit gamma isoform X1 → MLKPPLPLRSLLFLQLPLLGVGLNPNVLTPNGNEDITAGGKPATGADFFLTSTPPGTLNVSTLPLPKVQCFVFNVEYMNCTWNSSSEPQPTNLTLHYGYKNFNDDDKLQECGHYLFSEGITSGCWFGKKEIRLYQTFVVQLQDPQEHRRQPEQLLKLQDLVIPWAPENLTLRNLSEFQLELSWSNRYLDHCLEHLVQYRSDRDHSWTEQSVDHRHSFSLPSVDAQKLYTFRVRSRYNPLCGSAQHWSDWSYPIHWGSNTSKENPENPENSENPSLFALQAVLIPLVSMGLIVSLICVYCWLERTMPRIPTLKNLEDLVTEYHGNFSAWSGVSKGLAESLQPDYSERLCHVSEIPPKGGEGPGGSPCSQHSPYWAPPCYTLKPEP
- the IL2RG gene encoding cytokine receptor common subunit gamma isoform X2 — translated: MGMKTSQLVGNPRLEQVDFFLTSTPPGTLNVSTLPLPKVQCFVFNVEYMNCTWNSSSEPQPTNLTLHYGYKNFNDDDKLQECGHYLFSEGITSGCWFGKKEIRLYQTFVVQLQDPQEHRRQPEQLLKLQDLVIPWAPENLTLRNLSEFQLELSWSNRYLDHCLEHLVQYRSDRDHSWTEQSVDHRHSFSLPSVDAQKLYTFRVRSRYNPLCGSAQHWSDWSYPIHWGSNTSKENPENPENSENPSLFALQAVLIPLVSMGLIVSLICVYCWLERTMPRIPTLKNLEDLVTEYHGNFSAWSGVSKGLAESLQPDYSERLCHVSEIPPKGGEGPGGSPCSQHSPYWAPPCYTLKPEP